One Endozoicomonas gorgoniicola DNA window includes the following coding sequences:
- the nrdA gene encoding class 1a ribonucleoside-diphosphate reductase subunit alpha: MNKNILVTKRNGDKEQLDLDKIHKVIAWAAEGLNNVSVSEVELKSHIQFYDAIQTTDIHETLIKSAADLISEQAPDYQYLAARLAIFHLRKKAYGQFEPPALYDHVQKLCEAKKYDTHLLKDYSEAEFSQMDSFIDHQRDMNFSYAAVKQLEGKYLVQNRVTGTYYESPQMLYMLIGACLFSSYPKATRIDYIRRFYDAVSTFKLSLPTPIMAGVRTPTRQFSSCVLIECGDSLDSINATSSAIVKYVSQRAGIGINAGGIRAIGSPIRNGEAFHTGCIPFYKHFQTAVKSCSQGGVRGGAATLFYPLWHYEVENLLVLKNNRGVEENRVRHLDYGVQFNRLMYQRLIQGGNITLFSPSDVPGLYDAFFQDQEQFEVLYEQYEKDDSIRKKTLKAVELFSLFASERASTGRIYLQNVDHCNTHSPFDPAVAPVRQSNLCLEIALPTKPLQHVMDEDGEIALCTLAAFNLGKVDQLDELEALADLLVRALDSLLDYQDYPLPAAYTATMGRRPLGVGVINFANYLAKNNVRYSDGSANGLTHKTFEAIQYYLLKASNRLAREQGTCTKFHETTYAKGILPVDTYKQDLDSVCPEPLHLDWEALRSEIREYGLRNSTLTALMPSETSSQISNATNGIEPPRGYVSVKASKDGILKQVVPDYEELRGRYELLWDIESNDGYLQLVAIMQKFVDQTISANTNYDPARFEGGKVPVKLLLKDLLTAYKLGVKTLYYHNTRDGAADSHEEADDGCAGGACKI; encoded by the coding sequence ATGAACAAAAATATCCTGGTCACCAAGCGAAACGGCGACAAGGAGCAGCTGGATCTGGACAAGATTCACAAGGTGATCGCCTGGGCTGCTGAAGGATTAAACAATGTTTCTGTCTCAGAAGTAGAGCTGAAGTCACATATACAGTTCTATGATGCCATCCAGACCACTGATATCCACGAGACCCTGATCAAATCCGCTGCTGACCTGATCTCAGAGCAAGCACCTGATTATCAGTACCTAGCGGCCAGGCTGGCGATTTTCCATCTCCGTAAAAAAGCCTACGGTCAGTTTGAGCCTCCGGCCCTGTACGACCATGTCCAGAAACTCTGCGAAGCCAAAAAATACGACACCCACCTCTTAAAAGACTACAGTGAAGCTGAATTCAGCCAGATGGACAGTTTCATTGACCATCAGCGCGACATGAACTTCAGTTATGCAGCCGTTAAACAGCTCGAAGGCAAATACCTGGTTCAGAACCGTGTCACCGGCACCTACTACGAAAGCCCGCAAATGCTCTATATGCTGATCGGAGCCTGCCTGTTTTCAAGCTATCCAAAAGCAACCCGAATTGACTACATTCGTCGTTTTTATGATGCGGTGTCCACTTTCAAGCTGTCTCTGCCAACACCGATCATGGCGGGGGTCAGAACCCCCACACGGCAGTTCAGTTCCTGTGTCCTGATTGAGTGCGGTGACTCTCTGGATTCCATCAACGCAACCTCCAGCGCTATTGTAAAATACGTCAGTCAACGGGCAGGCATTGGGATTAATGCCGGAGGAATCCGTGCCATTGGCAGCCCGATCCGTAACGGCGAAGCCTTTCACACCGGCTGTATCCCTTTCTACAAGCACTTTCAGACCGCTGTAAAATCCTGCTCCCAGGGCGGCGTCAGGGGCGGAGCAGCCACTCTGTTTTACCCGCTCTGGCACTACGAGGTGGAAAACCTGCTGGTACTGAAAAACAACCGCGGGGTCGAAGAGAACCGTGTACGGCATCTGGACTATGGCGTTCAGTTTAACCGCCTGATGTACCAGCGCCTGATTCAGGGTGGCAATATCACCCTGTTCTCCCCCAGCGATGTACCCGGTCTTTACGACGCCTTTTTCCAGGACCAGGAACAGTTTGAAGTACTGTATGAACAGTATGAAAAAGACGACAGTATTCGCAAAAAGACCCTGAAAGCCGTTGAGCTGTTCTCCCTGTTTGCCTCAGAGCGTGCCAGTACCGGCCGCATTTATCTGCAAAACGTTGACCACTGCAACACTCACAGCCCCTTTGATCCTGCTGTCGCCCCAGTGCGCCAGAGCAACCTCTGTCTGGAAATTGCCCTGCCCACCAAGCCCCTGCAGCATGTTATGGATGAAGACGGTGAAATTGCCCTGTGCACCCTGGCCGCCTTCAACCTTGGCAAGGTCGATCAGCTGGACGAACTGGAAGCACTGGCCGACCTGCTGGTACGCGCACTGGATAGCCTTCTGGACTACCAGGACTACCCGCTGCCTGCCGCCTATACCGCCACCATGGGGCGTCGTCCACTGGGGGTGGGAGTGATCAACTTTGCCAACTATCTGGCAAAAAACAATGTGCGCTACTCCGACGGTTCCGCCAATGGCCTGACCCATAAAACCTTTGAAGCAATCCAGTATTATCTGTTGAAAGCTTCTAACCGGTTAGCCAGGGAACAGGGAACCTGCACCAAATTCCATGAAACCACTTACGCCAAAGGCATCCTGCCTGTCGATACCTACAAGCAGGATCTGGACAGTGTCTGCCCGGAACCTCTGCATCTGGACTGGGAAGCCCTGCGCAGTGAGATTCGGGAATACGGGCTGCGCAATTCCACCCTGACCGCCCTGATGCCCTCTGAAACATCATCCCAGATCAGTAATGCCACCAATGGTATAGAGCCCCCACGAGGCTATGTCAGCGTAAAAGCCAGCAAAGACGGGATTCTCAAGCAGGTCGTTCCGGACTATGAAGAACTCCGTGGACGTTACGAATTGCTCTGGGACATCGAAAGTAATGACGGTTACCTGCAACTGGTGGCTATTATGCAGAAGTTTGTAGATCAGACGATTTCAGCCAACACCAACTATGACCCGGCTCGTTTCGAAGGTGGCAAGGTACCCGTTAAACTGTTGTTGAAAGACCTGTTAACCGCCTACAAACTGGGTGTTAAAACGCTTTACTACCATAACACCCGTGATGGCGCAGCGGACTCCCACGAAGAGGCCGACGACGGTTGTGCCGGTGGAGCCTGCAAGATTTAA
- the nrdB gene encoding class Ia ribonucleoside-diphosphate reductase subunit beta, translating into MSYTTFNQELFNATEEPMFFGRNVNVSRYDVQKHPVFEKLIEKQLSFFWRPEEVDLSTDRSDFAALPEHEKHIFLSNLKYQTLLDSIQGRSPNVALLPIVSLPELETWLETWAFSETIHSRSYTHIIRNILPEPSAVFDDIVTNSAIVQRASDITRYYDDLIEGINQYNVLGEGEHQVNGKTVHVSITDLKRRLYLTVVSINVLEAIRFYVSFACSFAFAERSTMEGNAKIIKLIARDEALHLTGTQHMLQIMAEGKDDPEMAHIATSLHSEAREIFIEAAKQEKEWAEYLFQDGSMIGLNKDILSQYVEYITNQRMSAIGMEPAFAPIQNPLPWMNSWLNSDNVQVAPQEVEVSSYLVGQIDSEVGSEDFSNFSL; encoded by the coding sequence ATGAGCTACACCACTTTCAACCAGGAACTGTTCAATGCCACCGAAGAACCCATGTTTTTTGGTCGCAATGTCAACGTTTCCCGCTACGACGTGCAGAAACACCCCGTCTTCGAAAAGCTGATTGAAAAACAGTTGTCGTTTTTCTGGCGACCTGAAGAGGTGGACCTGTCAACAGACCGCAGCGATTTCGCGGCTCTGCCAGAACATGAAAAGCATATTTTTCTGAGCAACCTGAAGTATCAGACCCTGCTGGACTCGATTCAGGGACGCTCCCCCAATGTCGCCCTGCTGCCCATTGTCTCCCTGCCAGAACTGGAAACCTGGCTTGAGACCTGGGCTTTCAGCGAAACCATCCACTCGCGTTCGTACACCCACATTATCCGCAATATCCTGCCGGAGCCTTCAGCCGTATTCGATGATATTGTCACCAACAGCGCTATTGTTCAGCGGGCTTCCGACATCACCCGTTATTACGACGACCTGATTGAAGGCATCAACCAGTACAACGTGCTGGGAGAAGGTGAGCACCAGGTGAATGGCAAAACGGTTCATGTGTCGATCACCGACCTGAAACGCCGACTTTACCTGACGGTGGTATCCATCAACGTGCTGGAAGCCATTCGCTTTTATGTCAGCTTTGCCTGCAGCTTTGCCTTTGCCGAGCGTTCCACCATGGAAGGCAACGCCAAGATCATTAAACTGATCGCCCGTGATGAAGCCCTGCACCTGACGGGAACCCAGCACATGCTGCAGATTATGGCGGAAGGTAAGGATGATCCGGAAATGGCTCACATCGCCACGTCACTGCATAGCGAAGCCAGAGAGATATTTATTGAAGCCGCAAAGCAGGAAAAAGAGTGGGCTGAATATCTGTTCCAGGACGGTTCAATGATTGGCCTGAACAAGGATATTCTCAGCCAGTATGTGGAATACATTACCAACCAGCGCATGTCTGCCATCGGCATGGAACCGGCCTTTGCACCGATCCAGAACCCTCTGCCGTGGATGAACAGCTGGCTGAACAGCGACAATGTGCAGGTAGCACCGCAGGAAGTTGAAGTCAGCTCTTACCTGGTGGGGCAGATAGACAGCGAAGTGGGGTCGGAAGATTTCAGTAACTTTTCACTGTAG